In Ruminococcaceae bacterium BL-6, a genomic segment contains:
- a CDS encoding conserved membrane protein of unknown function (Evidence 4 : Unknown function but conserved in other organisms), translating into MVGNGSGFLKNPAPRRIHLMDELRGFAVFCMVFYHAFYTMAYLYGAAWGEVLLDFFMPAEPFFAALFILISGVSSDLSRSNLKRGLKLLGLALALTAVTRIAVPDEVIWFGILHFLSVCMILFGLLKPLLGRIPFTWAWPALCLILYFFTKPIPYGYLGFGTAALVPLPAGLSATNWLAPLGFYNRDFFSSDYFPLLPWGFVFLAGTFLGRFAAKGMLPEFAYRSRAPFFSFLGRHALLVYLVHQPVIYGAAYLIFSVLSLLRR; encoded by the coding sequence TTGGTGGGAAACGGTTCCGGATTCTTGAAAAATCCCGCGCCGCGGCGGATTCATCTGATGGATGAGCTTCGCGGCTTCGCGGTGTTCTGCATGGTGTTCTACCATGCCTTTTATACCATGGCGTATCTGTACGGAGCCGCCTGGGGAGAAGTCCTGCTGGATTTCTTTATGCCGGCGGAGCCTTTTTTCGCCGCGCTTTTCATTCTCATTTCGGGCGTGTCGTCCGACCTGTCGCGCTCCAACTTGAAGCGCGGGCTGAAGCTGCTCGGGCTGGCGCTGGCGCTGACGGCCGTGACGCGGATCGCGGTGCCGGATGAGGTCATCTGGTTCGGGATCCTTCATTTCCTCTCCGTTTGCATGATCCTGTTCGGCCTGCTCAAGCCTTTGCTGGGCCGTATCCCGTTCACATGGGCGTGGCCGGCGCTCTGTCTGATCCTGTACTTTTTCACGAAACCCATCCCGTACGGATACCTGGGGTTCGGAACGGCCGCGCTGGTTCCGCTTCCGGCGGGGCTTTCCGCCACGAACTGGCTTGCGCCGCTGGGATTCTACAACCGGGATTTCTTTTCGTCGGACTATTTCCCGCTTCTGCCGTGGGGGTTTGTGTTCCTTGCGGGGACGTTTCTGGGAAGGTTCGCCGCAAAGGGGATGCTGCCGGAGTTCGCTTACCGGTCCCGCGCGCCGTTCTTTTCGTTTCTGGGCCGCCATGCGCTGCTCGTTTACCTCGTTCACCAGCCGGTGATCTACGGCGCGGCTTACCTGATCTTCTCCGTTCTCTCCCTGCTGCGCCGGTAG
- a CDS encoding Thioesterase, which translates to MKEPKIGQTSERELTVTHDKLAVSVSSGSVEVLATPVVAAMMEGAAADLAQTYLDDEFTTVGAEICVQHLAPSPEGVKVKAVAELTAVEGRKYSFSLKAFDEAGLIATGTHQRVAVRRESFAKKAAARKAN; encoded by the coding sequence ATGAAAGAACCGAAAATTGGGCAGACCTCGGAACGTGAACTGACTGTCACGCACGACAAGCTCGCCGTTTCCGTCAGCAGCGGCAGCGTGGAAGTCCTGGCGACGCCGGTTGTGGCGGCCATGATGGAAGGCGCGGCCGCGGACCTGGCGCAGACCTATCTCGATGATGAATTCACCACCGTCGGCGCGGAAATCTGCGTGCAGCACCTCGCCCCTTCGCCCGAGGGCGTAAAAGTAAAGGCAGTGGCCGAGCTGACCGCCGTGGAAGGCCGGAAATACAGCTTTTCGCTGAAGGCGTTCGACGAGGCCGGCCTGATCGCCACCGGCACCCACCAGCGCGTCGCCGTAAGGCGCGAGAGCTTCGCCAAAAAAGCCGCCGCGCGCAAGGCGAACTGA
- a CDS encoding Haloacid dehalogenase-like hydrolase: MKSVYKMVLFDLDGTLTKSGPGIIGSVIQTLNRLKLPVPPETTLRRFIGPPLSQSFARYCGLSAEESEHAVAVYRDFYHSEGIFNNSLYPHAMELLQALRASGAKVCMATSKPQSQADRVAALFHLDSVMDMVSGAAEDERSSSKAELIRKCLIRFGIEPRRAVMVGDTLYDARGAKGAGTDFIGVLYGYGSQDEMLAEFSAARFASGFPDLERMLLTK; encoded by the coding sequence ATGAAATCGGTTTACAAGATGGTTCTGTTCGACCTTGACGGCACCCTGACCAAATCGGGGCCCGGCATCATAGGCAGTGTCATCCAGACGCTGAACCGGCTGAAGCTTCCGGTTCCGCCGGAAACGACCCTGCGCCGGTTCATCGGCCCTCCCCTCAGCCAAAGCTTCGCCCGCTACTGCGGCCTTTCCGCGGAGGAAAGCGAGCACGCGGTGGCTGTTTACCGGGATTTTTACCACAGCGAGGGAATCTTCAACAATTCCCTGTACCCGCACGCCATGGAGCTTCTGCAAGCCCTGCGGGCAAGCGGGGCGAAGGTGTGCATGGCGACCTCAAAGCCGCAGTCCCAGGCGGACCGGGTCGCCGCACTGTTTCATCTGGATTCGGTGATGGATATGGTTTCCGGCGCGGCGGAAGACGAGCGCTCCAGCAGCAAGGCCGAGCTGATCCGGAAATGCCTGATCCGTTTCGGTATAGAACCGCGGCGCGCCGTGATGGTCGGCGACACCCTTTACGACGCCCGCGGGGCGAAAGGGGCCGGAACCGATTTTATCGGGGTGCTTTACGGATACGGCTCGCAGGATGAAATGCTGGCGGAGTTTTCCGCCGCGCGGTTCGCTTCCGGCTTTCCCGATCTTGAGCGGATGCTCTTGACAAAGTAG
- a CDS encoding Substrate-specific component ThiT of thiamin ECF transporter, translating into MKKSNTVTLVECAMMIALSTVLSMFKIYELPNGGAVTCASMVPLVLVSYRHGLKWGVGTAFAHSLLQMLLRFDAPPAKTFLAFALVVLLDYVLAFTVLGCAALFGKPFHNRAASVAVGSACAVFLRFLCSFFSGILIWGEYAPEGMPVWLYSLTYNESYMLPELIITVLVSLVLIRALDRVGGNTAKAA; encoded by the coding sequence ATGAAGAAATCCAATACCGTTACTCTGGTGGAGTGCGCGATGATGATCGCTCTTTCCACCGTGCTGAGCATGTTTAAAATCTATGAGCTGCCCAACGGCGGCGCCGTCACCTGCGCCAGCATGGTACCGCTCGTTCTGGTCTCTTACCGGCACGGGCTGAAATGGGGCGTCGGCACCGCGTTCGCCCACAGCCTGCTTCAGATGCTGCTGCGGTTCGACGCGCCCCCGGCCAAAACCTTTCTGGCGTTCGCGCTCGTCGTGCTGCTCGACTATGTGCTGGCTTTCACGGTTCTGGGCTGCGCCGCGCTGTTCGGCAAGCCGTTCCATAACCGCGCCGCATCCGTTGCCGTCGGCTCCGCCTGCGCGGTCTTCCTGCGCTTTCTGTGCAGCTTCTTTTCCGGCATCCTCATCTGGGGCGAATACGCGCCGGAAGGCATGCCCGTGTGGCTGTATTCCCTCACTTACAACGAAAGCTACATGCTTCCCGAGCTGATCATCACCGTGCTGGTTTCGCTGGTGCTGATCCGCGCGCTCGACCGCGTCGGCGGAAACACCGCGAAGGCGGCCTGA
- a CDS encoding protein of unknown function (Evidence 5 : Unknown function), with protein MPGGEKGGTDQGKQEERAGKKRKEKREAGAGFRPAEKWRLPAGNHAGEAPPDS; from the coding sequence TTGCCGGGCGGTGAAAAAGGAGGAACAGACCAGGGAAAACAGGAGGAACGGGCCGGGAAAAAAAGGAAAGAAAAGCGGGAGGCCGGCGCCGGATTTCGTCCGGCGGAGAAATGGCGCCTGCCGGCAGGAAACCATGCGGGAGAAGCACCGCCTGATTCATAA
- a CDS encoding conserved membrane protein of unknown function (Evidence 4 : Unknown function but conserved in other organisms), with translation MKRICFFFAFAEQKQILHFRRNCDKRKGNGFMWDRKILKSNAKLAIRGNRFWIGFAVVLVVAACQVVQSFLTKDVNDQMTSALLFGRAYPDLAELIWRNLLAGLLFLLVEIPLSIGSARFFVRNRFGNTRFGTVLTGFQSGYRNTVAASFVTDLLIFLWALLLFIPGVVKGLQYSMVPYLLSDNPGLNGARARKISSLMTDGEKGAIFVLQLSFLGLLLCLPVGTAIFLAFLPTPDVAIPFVVMAEILLVLPYYCAAFAELYVFLRDRIIQTGLVQPAELNLTA, from the coding sequence TTGAAGCGGATCTGTTTCTTTTTCGCATTTGCGGAACAGAAACAAATTCTGCATTTCAGACGGAACTGCGATAAGAGAAAGGGGAACGGTTTTATGTGGGATAGAAAAATCCTGAAAAGCAATGCGAAGCTGGCGATCCGGGGGAACCGGTTCTGGATCGGGTTCGCCGTGGTTCTCGTCGTGGCGGCGTGCCAGGTGGTCCAAAGCTTCCTGACAAAAGACGTCAACGACCAGATGACCAGTGCGCTCCTTTTCGGCAGGGCTTATCCGGACCTGGCGGAGCTGATCTGGCGAAATCTTCTCGCCGGTTTGCTCTTTCTGCTGGTGGAGATCCCTCTTTCCATCGGCTCGGCCCGTTTTTTTGTCCGAAACCGGTTCGGAAACACCCGGTTCGGCACGGTGTTGACCGGGTTTCAGAGCGGTTACCGAAACACGGTGGCGGCGTCGTTCGTCACGGACCTGCTGATTTTCCTGTGGGCGCTTCTGCTGTTTATCCCGGGCGTCGTCAAGGGGCTTCAGTACAGCATGGTGCCCTATCTTTTGTCCGATAACCCCGGGCTGAACGGGGCGCGGGCCAGAAAGATCAGCAGCCTGATGACGGATGGGGAAAAGGGCGCGATTTTTGTGCTGCAGCTGTCGTTTTTGGGGCTGCTTTTGTGCCTGCCGGTCGGGACGGCGATTTTCCTCGCGTTCCTGCCGACCCCGGACGTGGCGATCCCTTTTGTGGTCATGGCGGAAATCCTGCTGGTGCTTCCCTATTATTGCGCCGCGTTCGCCGAGCTGTACGTGTTCCTGCGCGACCGCATCATCCAGACGGGCCTGGTACAGCCTGCGGAGCTGAATCTGACGGCCTGA
- the ilvC gene encoding acetohydroxy-acid isomeroreductase (NADP-dependent) (Evidence 2a : Function from experimental evidences in other organisms; PubMedId : 15228537, 15916605, 25393291, 25849365; Product type e : enzyme) codes for MPKIYYEADCDINVLKGKTVAVIGYGSQGHAHALNLHDSGVNVIVGLYQGSKSIERAKKAGLTVMTVPEATKAADIIMVLIPDERQADMYRTDIAPYLTEGKALAFAHGFNIHFGQIVPPKNVDVFMIAPKGPGHTVRSEFLEGKGVPCLVAVQQDASGHALDIALAYGAGIGGARAAVMETTFKIETETDLFGEQCVLCGGVTALMKAGFETLVEAGYAPENAYFECIHEMKLIVDLIYKGGFKLMRYSISDTAEFGDYETGKRLITDDTKKEMKKVLGEIQDGTFASKWISENKNGRAHFTACRRIEASHQMEKVGEELRKMYSWSKEDKYAD; via the coding sequence ATGCCGAAGATCTATTACGAAGCCGATTGTGACATCAATGTGCTCAAAGGGAAAACGGTCGCTGTCATCGGTTACGGCAGCCAGGGCCATGCCCACGCGCTGAACCTGCACGACAGCGGGGTCAACGTGATTGTCGGGCTGTATCAGGGCAGCAAGAGCATTGAAAGAGCCAAGAAGGCCGGGCTGACCGTCATGACCGTACCGGAAGCCACCAAGGCCGCCGACATCATTATGGTTCTGATTCCGGATGAGCGCCAGGCCGATATGTACCGCACCGATATCGCCCCTTACCTGACCGAAGGGAAGGCGCTTGCGTTTGCACACGGCTTCAACATTCACTTCGGCCAGATCGTGCCGCCGAAGAACGTGGATGTGTTTATGATCGCGCCGAAGGGCCCGGGCCACACCGTGCGCAGCGAATTTCTGGAGGGCAAGGGCGTTCCGTGCCTGGTCGCCGTGCAGCAGGATGCGTCGGGCCACGCGCTTGACATCGCGCTTGCCTATGGCGCCGGAATCGGCGGGGCGAGAGCGGCTGTGATGGAGACCACCTTCAAGATCGAGACCGAAACCGATCTGTTCGGCGAGCAGTGCGTCCTTTGCGGCGGCGTCACCGCCCTGATGAAGGCCGGCTTTGAAACGCTGGTGGAAGCGGGCTATGCACCGGAAAACGCTTATTTCGAGTGCATCCATGAAATGAAGCTGATCGTCGACCTGATCTATAAGGGCGGCTTCAAGCTGATGCGCTACTCCATTTCCGACACGGCGGAGTTCGGCGATTACGAAACGGGCAAGCGCCTGATCACCGACGACACCAAGAAGGAAATGAAGAAGGTCCTCGGCGAGATTCAGGACGGCACCTTCGCCTCCAAATGGATCTCCGAAAACAAGAACGGCCGCGCGCATTTCACCGCGTGCCGCCGCATCGAGGCTTCCCACCAGATGGAGAAGGTAGGGGAAGAGCTCCGCAAGATGTATTCCTGGAGCAAAGAAGACAAATACGCGGACTGA
- the ilvH gene encoding acetohydroxy-acid synthase (small subunit) (Evidence 2a : Function from experimental evidences in other organisms; PubMedId : 10229948, 14702326, 15228537, 15916605; Product type e : enzyme) — MKYTLSVLVENQPGVLSKVSGLFARRGFNIDSLAVGVTEDLRISRMTIVVNGDEHLVEQVEKQLNKLIPVIKVKVLAGDFISSELSLVKVSCTPQYRPEIIQIADLLGARVVDVSLSSMTLQFSDTAEKTETLFALLKPYGIKEIARTGTLAIERGPGVTRKQNA, encoded by the coding sequence ATGAAATACACCCTTTCCGTTCTCGTCGAAAACCAGCCCGGAGTCCTTTCGAAGGTTTCCGGCCTGTTCGCCCGCCGCGGCTTCAACATCGACAGCCTTGCCGTCGGCGTCACCGAGGATCTGCGCATTTCCCGCATGACGATCGTGGTCAACGGGGATGAACACCTGGTGGAGCAGGTGGAAAAGCAGCTGAATAAGCTGATTCCGGTCATCAAGGTAAAAGTGCTGGCCGGGGACTTCATCAGCAGCGAGCTTTCGCTCGTCAAGGTGAGCTGCACGCCGCAGTACCGCCCCGAGATCATTCAGATCGCGGATCTGCTCGGCGCGCGCGTGGTGGATGTGTCCCTTTCGTCGATGACGCTGCAGTTTTCGGACACCGCTGAAAAAACGGAAACGCTTTTTGCGCTGCTCAAGCCTTACGGCATCAAGGAAATCGCCCGCACCGGAACCCTTGCCATCGAGCGGGGCCCCGGGGTAACCAGAAAGCAAAACGCTTGA
- the ilvB gene encoding acetohydroxy-acid synthase (large subunit) (Evidence 2a : Function from experimental evidences in other organisms; PubMedId : 10229948, 14702326, 15228537, 15916605; Product type e : enzyme) has product MISGAEIMVKCLENEGVSLLFGYPGAAICPFYDRLSQSSIRHILVREEQNAAHAASGYARSCGRPGVCVATSGPGATNLITGLATAYMDSIPIVAITGQVNSELLGRDVFQEADITGACEPFTKHSYLVKDAKELPRIFKEAFHIASTGRPGPVLIDVPIDIQQSEIAEFKYPQQVDIIGYKPRTQGHALQIKRAVQAMSEAKRPLICCGGGVVLAGARKELLSLLEKTQIPAVSTMMGLGVIPLDNESYLGMIGTHGRRPANRALLEADLVILCGARVGDRAICAPDMLGAQAKIVHIDVDPAEIGKNITAHIPIVGDIRLVLGALAEKASAHAPREWIEQVRAYQRDDAPRGEPSEDFVEPRSFVRALSGMMKDDAILTADVGQNQIWSVNNFNVKEGRLLTSGGLGTMGYALPAALGAKLAKPRRQVVAVCGDGSFQMSMCELGTLCQHQIDIKIIVMVNGRLGMVREVQDKQYGGRHIATVLDGNPDFVRLAEAYGIPSALAENNRQAEELARKMLSSSKAFLLVCRVDPDLPSI; this is encoded by the coding sequence ATGATCAGCGGAGCGGAAATCATGGTAAAATGTCTGGAGAACGAAGGCGTTTCCCTGCTGTTCGGTTATCCGGGCGCGGCGATTTGTCCTTTTTACGACCGACTATCCCAGTCATCCATCCGCCACATACTGGTCAGGGAAGAGCAGAACGCGGCCCACGCCGCCAGCGGGTACGCGCGTTCCTGCGGCAGGCCGGGCGTGTGCGTCGCGACCTCCGGCCCCGGGGCGACGAACCTGATTACGGGGCTGGCCACCGCCTATATGGATTCGATTCCGATCGTCGCGATCACGGGGCAGGTCAATTCCGAGCTTCTGGGGCGCGACGTGTTCCAGGAGGCGGACATCACGGGAGCCTGCGAGCCGTTCACGAAGCACAGCTATCTGGTGAAGGACGCGAAGGAGCTGCCGAGAATTTTCAAAGAGGCGTTCCACATCGCTTCCACCGGGCGCCCGGGCCCCGTGCTGATCGACGTGCCGATCGACATCCAGCAGAGCGAGATCGCGGAATTCAAATATCCCCAGCAGGTCGACATCATCGGCTACAAGCCGCGCACGCAGGGGCACGCCCTTCAGATCAAAAGGGCCGTGCAGGCGATGAGCGAGGCAAAGCGCCCGCTGATCTGCTGCGGCGGCGGCGTGGTGCTGGCGGGGGCGCGCAAAGAGCTGCTTTCGCTGCTGGAAAAGACGCAGATCCCGGCGGTTTCCACCATGATGGGGCTCGGCGTGATCCCCTTGGATAACGAAAGCTATCTCGGAATGATCGGCACGCACGGCCGCAGGCCCGCGAACCGGGCCCTGCTGGAGGCCGACCTGGTGATCCTGTGCGGGGCCCGCGTGGGCGACCGCGCCATCTGCGCCCCCGACATGCTCGGGGCGCAGGCGAAGATCGTCCACATCGACGTGGACCCCGCGGAGATCGGGAAGAACATCACCGCCCATATCCCGATCGTCGGCGACATCCGCCTGGTGCTGGGCGCGCTGGCGGAAAAGGCGAGCGCGCACGCTCCGCGGGAGTGGATCGAGCAGGTCCGCGCGTATCAAAGGGATGATGCCCCCCGCGGCGAGCCCTCCGAAGATTTTGTGGAGCCGCGCTCGTTTGTGCGCGCGCTTTCCGGCATGATGAAGGACGACGCGATCCTGACCGCCGACGTGGGGCAGAACCAGATCTGGTCGGTCAACAATTTCAACGTGAAAGAGGGGCGGCTCCTCACCTCCGGCGGGCTGGGCACCATGGGGTACGCGCTTCCCGCGGCGCTGGGCGCCAAGCTGGCAAAGCCGCGCCGCCAGGTGGTCGCCGTCTGCGGGGACGGCTCGTTCCAGATGTCGATGTGCGAGCTGGGCACGCTGTGCCAGCATCAGATCGACATTAAAATCATCGTGATGGTGAACGGCCGCCTCGGCATGGTCCGCGAGGTTCAGGACAAGCAGTACGGCGGCCGCCATATCGCCACCGTTCTCGATGGGAATCCGGATTTCGTCCGCCTCGCCGAAGCGTACGGCATCCCGTCCGCCCTTGCGGAAAATAACCGGCAGGCCGAGGAGCTTGCCCGGAAGATGCTTTCGAGCAGCAAGGCGTTTCTTTTGGTGTGCAGGGTCGATCCGGACCTGCCGTCGATATAA
- a CDS encoding Putative transketolase C-terminal section (Evidence 3 : Putative function from multiple computational evidences), with protein sequence MAEKKSLRVAYGEALVELGARNDKVVVMDADLSQATKTEIFKEKYPGRFFDFGIAEADLMAEAAGFAHEGLIPFASTFALFGTGRAYEIIRNSISYVNANVKLGLSHSGLCVGEDGGSHQSVEDIALMRVLPGMTILVPCDAVEMRKAVFAAAEINGPVYIRVARPVCDVITSESDPFVPGKANVLRDGGDVCIIAAGLMVPEALKAAELLKTEGVNAAVVNMHTIKPIDSDIILKMAEKCGAVVTAEEHSIIGGLGSAVAEVLAGKSSAKFDRVGIMDRFGQSGKPADLFREYGLTPENIARKCRALLK encoded by the coding sequence ATGGCTGAGAAGAAATCTTTAAGAGTCGCCTATGGCGAGGCCCTGGTGGAGCTGGGCGCCAGAAACGACAAGGTCGTGGTGATGGACGCCGATCTGTCCCAGGCGACCAAGACGGAAATTTTCAAGGAAAAATATCCCGGCCGCTTTTTCGATTTCGGGATCGCGGAAGCGGACCTGATGGCGGAGGCCGCCGGCTTTGCGCACGAGGGCCTGATCCCGTTTGCCAGCACGTTCGCGCTGTTCGGCACCGGCCGCGCCTACGAGATCATCCGGAACTCCATCAGCTATGTAAACGCCAACGTCAAGCTGGGCCTTTCGCATTCCGGCCTGTGCGTGGGCGAGGACGGCGGCAGCCACCAGTCGGTGGAGGATATCGCGCTGATGCGCGTTCTGCCGGGCATGACGATTCTGGTTCCGTGCGACGCGGTGGAAATGCGCAAGGCCGTGTTCGCGGCGGCCGAGATCAACGGGCCGGTGTACATCCGCGTGGCGCGCCCCGTGTGCGACGTCATCACGTCGGAATCCGATCCGTTCGTTCCGGGTAAAGCCAACGTCCTGCGCGACGGCGGGGACGTATGCATCATTGCGGCGGGCCTGATGGTGCCCGAGGCTCTGAAAGCCGCCGAGCTGCTGAAAACCGAGGGCGTGAACGCAGCGGTCGTCAACATGCACACCATCAAGCCCATCGACAGCGATATCATCCTGAAGATGGCGGAAAAATGCGGCGCGGTCGTCACCGCCGAGGAACACTCCATCATCGGCGGCCTCGGCTCCGCCGTGGCGGAGGTGCTCGCGGGAAAGAGCAGCGCGAAATTCGACCGCGTGGGCATCATGGACCGGTTCGGCCAGTCCGGAAAGCCGGCGGATCTGTTCCGGGAATACGGCCTCACCCCGGAAAATATCGCGCGGAAGTGCAGGGCCTTGCTGAAATAA
- a CDS encoding Putative transketolase N-terminal section (Evidence 3 : Putative function from multiple computational evidences) — protein MNSELNEKARHLRADIVKMLYLSQSGHPGGSLSCTDILVALYYNVMKTDPKNPRMEDRDRFVLSKGHACPALYAVLADKGFFPREELWTLRQLHSPLQGHPDMNKTPGVDCNTGSLGQGVAVATGMALAAKYKKAGHKVYALIGDGEMQEGLVWEAAMAAAQYKLDNLTVLLDFNHLQIDGSNDEVMSVGDPAAKYKAFGFECFEVDGHDIDAVTETLRIPVSGKPKFICCHTHKGRGVSFMEDNFAWHGKAPNKEQYVAAMKELGVEVDG, from the coding sequence ATGAACAGTGAGTTAAACGAAAAAGCGAGGCACCTGCGGGCGGACATCGTCAAAATGCTGTACCTCAGCCAGTCGGGCCATCCGGGCGGCTCTCTTTCCTGCACGGATATTCTGGTGGCGCTTTATTACAACGTGATGAAGACCGACCCGAAAAACCCGCGCATGGAGGACCGCGACCGTTTCGTCCTGAGTAAAGGGCACGCCTGCCCCGCGCTTTACGCGGTGCTTGCGGACAAGGGCTTTTTCCCGCGCGAAGAGCTCTGGACGCTGCGCCAGCTCCACTCCCCGCTTCAGGGGCACCCCGACATGAACAAGACCCCCGGGGTGGACTGCAACACGGGCTCCCTGGGGCAGGGGGTCGCGGTCGCGACGGGCATGGCGCTTGCCGCGAAGTACAAAAAGGCAGGCCATAAGGTCTACGCGCTGATCGGTGACGGAGAGATGCAGGAGGGCCTGGTGTGGGAGGCGGCGATGGCCGCGGCTCAATACAAGCTGGACAACCTGACCGTGCTGCTGGACTTCAACCACCTTCAGATCGACGGCTCCAACGACGAGGTGATGAGCGTCGGCGACCCGGCCGCGAAATATAAGGCGTTCGGCTTCGAGTGCTTCGAGGTGGACGGCCACGACATCGATGCGGTGACCGAAACGCTTCGGATCCCGGTTTCCGGCAAGCCGAAGTTCATCTGCTGCCACACCCACAAGGGCAGGGGCGTCTCCTTTATGGAGGACAACTTCGCCTGGCACGGCAAGGCGCCGAACAAAGAGCAGTATGTTGCGGCAATGAAAGAACTGGGGGTAGAAGTCGATGGCTGA
- a CDS encoding ABC transporter, permease protein, with protein sequence MNQKKTAGRRFFLLFLPLFLLLLFLLFPFYWTFVTSIKPESELYGAAVTYWPRDVTMESYRNLFLKFNFLKPMGNSLLVAAVTTVVSLSVSLLAAYAFSRYRFAGRKAFMILFLTNNMFPTVLLLIPLYAIMRSMGLLYTPMSLVLSYTTFTIPFSVWLLNGYMNDLPMSLEEAAMVDGANRATAFLKIIFPVMVPCLVATGVYIFMTSWNEYTFAVMFTNERNRTIPVALKNLIGQLGVQWDLLTAGGIITIIPVCVMFFFAQKRLVEGLTAGAVKG encoded by the coding sequence ATGAATCAGAAGAAAACGGCCGGGCGCAGATTCTTTCTGCTGTTTCTTCCACTTTTCCTGCTCCTTCTGTTCCTGCTTTTTCCGTTTTACTGGACCTTCGTCACGTCGATCAAGCCGGAATCGGAGCTTTACGGGGCCGCGGTGACGTACTGGCCGCGGGACGTGACGATGGAATCCTACCGGAACCTGTTTTTGAAATTTAATTTTTTAAAGCCCATGGGCAACAGCCTTCTGGTGGCGGCCGTCACCACCGTCGTCAGCCTGTCCGTGTCCCTGCTGGCGGCCTATGCGTTTTCCCGCTACCGTTTCGCGGGGCGGAAAGCGTTTATGATCCTGTTTTTAACGAATAATATGTTCCCGACGGTCTTGCTGTTGATCCCACTTTATGCTATCATGCGTAGTATGGGTTTACTTTATACCCCCATGTCGCTTGTGCTCTCTTACACCACGTTCACCATCCCGTTTTCGGTGTGGCTTCTGAACGGATACATGAACGATCTGCCGATGTCCCTGGAGGAGGCTGCGATGGTCGACGGAGCGAACCGCGCCACAGCTTTTCTCAAGATCATTTTCCCGGTCATGGTCCCGTGCCTTGTCGCGACCGGCGTGTATATCTTCATGACGTCGTGGAACGAGTACACGTTTGCCGTGATGTTCACGAACGAAAGGAACCGGACCATCCCGGTGGCGCTGAAGAATCTGATCGGCCAGCTCGGGGTTCAGTGGGATCTTCTGACGGCCGGCGGAATCATCACCATCATCCCGGTCTGCGTCATGTTCTTCTTCGCGCAGAAGCGTCTGGTAGAGGGCCTTACGGCGGGAGCAGTGAAGGGCTAA